Proteins co-encoded in one Malus domestica chromosome 09, GDT2T_hap1 genomic window:
- the LOC103442408 gene encoding transcription initiation factor IIB-2-like: protein MEAKEFCRDCKQETDVVSDHRSGDTICTFCGLILEARYIDERAEWRNFADQNPEEDRTRVGKASDPLLDNGVLSTCIFKEKKKNNKKGTDADGNFPPNKWTNRAVNPSNSLLKSFKYLEEMADRLDIYEGVPKCILDHAKGLYKKADDKNFCKGRNSNPIMAACLLLAFEESPNTRTLKEITMVANGPSKKEISKMKEELKRSLGIASKIKSAMDLWPRHCSNLGMSSKDKKAVEEALKNLANFDIRRNPNSVVAAVMYMVVQLSNGNNCSVQDVSKAADGVAVGTTKRTYKDIYPYASQIIPTWFCRLEDLKKLITP from the exons ATGGAAGCTAAAGAGTTCTGTAGGGACTGCAAGCAAGAGACAGACGTCGTGTCCGACCACAGGTCGGGTGACACAATCTGCACCTTCTGTGGTTTGATCCTCGAAGCCCGCTACATCGATGAAAGAGCCGAGTGGCGAAATTTTGCCGATCAGAACCCTGAAGAAGACCGGACTCGCGTCGGAAAAGCCTCCGATCCGTTGCTGGATAATGGTGTTCTTTCCACTTGTATattcaaagaaaagaagaaaaacaacaaGAAGGGTACTGATGCCGATGGTAATTTTCCTCCTAATAAATGGACCAACAGGGCTGtaaaccctagcaattctctcCTAAAATCTTTCAAGTACCTCGAAGAGATGGCCGACCGGCTAGACATATACGAAGGCGTTCCGAAATGCATACTGGATCATGCCAAAGGTTTATACAAGAAGGCCGATGATAAGAACTTCTGTAAGGGGAGAAATTCTAACCCCATAATGGCTGCTTGCCTCTTGCTTGCGTTTGAAGAAAGCCCAAATACGCGAACACTAAAGGAAATCACCATGGTTGCCAATGGGCCATCTAAAAAAGAAATCAGCAAGATGAAAGAAGAGTTGAAGAGAAGCCTAGGGATTGCTTCCAAGATCAAAAGCGCCATGGACCTTTGGCCGCGACATTGTTCGAATCTTGGTATGAGTAGTAAAGATAAGAAGGCTGTGGAAGAAGCCCTGAAGAATTTGGCAAATTTTGATATTAGGAGAAACCCTAATTCTGTTGTGGCAGCGGTTATGTACATGGTAGTTCAGCTTTCTAATGGGAATAACTGTTCTGTTCAAG ATGTCTCAAAGGCAGCTGATGGTGTTGCTGTAGGGACAACTAAAAGGACATACAAGGATATTTATCCCTATGCTTCACAGATAATACCAACCTGGTTTTGCAGGTTGGAGGACCTCAAGAAACTTATCACTCCTTGA